From the genome of Synchiropus splendidus isolate RoL2022-P1 chromosome 17, RoL_Sspl_1.0, whole genome shotgun sequence, one region includes:
- the plac8l1 gene encoding PLAC8-like protein 1 isoform X1 — protein sequence MEQTSVTRQAELSSLTSEVVAVDKQSESFREFDRFRVTSEPVLTQPGLGITTTTVTTITQTGGDWSTGLLDVCADRNTCIVGGLVPCCLDLNLAHHFGECLCLPLLPGSTFAMRVGIRERYKIRQGSVCEDWASVCCCYCPALCQMSRETKLRMKTRTYHVTTALESS from the exons ATGGAGCAGACGTCTGTCACACGCCa AGCTGAACTGTCGAGCCTGACTTCCGAAGTGGTCGCTGTCGACAAACAAAGCGAGAGCTTCCGCGAATTCGACCGCTTCCGTGTCACGTCGGAGCCGGTCCTGACTCAGCCCGGGCTCGGCATCACCACGACAACCGTGACCACCATCACGCAGACGGGAGGAGACTGGAGCACCGGCCTGCTGGACGTCTGCGCAGACAGAAACACGT GTATCGTCGGTGGCCTGGTTCCGTGCTGTTTGGACCTGAATTTGGCTCATCACTTTGGCGAGTGCCTCTGTCTGCCTCTTCTACCTGGATCAACCTTCGCCATGAGAGTGGGAATCCGGGAGCGCTACAAGATCAGA cagGGCAGCGTGTGTGAAGACTGGGCCAGTGTGTGCTGCTGCTACTGTCCAGCCCTGTGTCAGATGAGCCGAGAAACcaagctgaggatgaagaccCGGACGTATCATGTGACCACGGCCCTCGAGAGCTCGTGA
- the plac8l1 gene encoding PLAC8-like protein 1 isoform X2 — protein sequence MEQTSVTRQAELSSLTSEVVAVDKQSESFREFDRFRVTSEPVLTQPGLGITTTTVTTITQTGGDWSTGLLDVCADRNTCIVGGLVPCCLDLNLAHHFGECLCLPLLPGSTFAMRVGIRERYKIRGSVCEDWASVCCCYCPALCQMSRETKLRMKTRTYHVTTALESS from the exons ATGGAGCAGACGTCTGTCACACGCCa AGCTGAACTGTCGAGCCTGACTTCCGAAGTGGTCGCTGTCGACAAACAAAGCGAGAGCTTCCGCGAATTCGACCGCTTCCGTGTCACGTCGGAGCCGGTCCTGACTCAGCCCGGGCTCGGCATCACCACGACAACCGTGACCACCATCACGCAGACGGGAGGAGACTGGAGCACCGGCCTGCTGGACGTCTGCGCAGACAGAAACACGT GTATCGTCGGTGGCCTGGTTCCGTGCTGTTTGGACCTGAATTTGGCTCATCACTTTGGCGAGTGCCTCTGTCTGCCTCTTCTACCTGGATCAACCTTCGCCATGAGAGTGGGAATCCGGGAGCGCTACAAGATCAGA GGCAGCGTGTGTGAAGACTGGGCCAGTGTGTGCTGCTGCTACTGTCCAGCCCTGTGTCAGATGAGCCGAGAAACcaagctgaggatgaagaccCGGACGTATCATGTGACCACGGCCCTCGAGAGCTCGTGA